One part of the Muntiacus reevesi chromosome 18, mMunRee1.1, whole genome shotgun sequence genome encodes these proteins:
- the SOCS3 gene encoding suppressor of cytokine signaling 3, translated as MVTHSKFPAAGMSRPLDTSLRLKTFSSKSEYQLVVNAVRKLQESGFYWSTVTGGEANLLLSAEPAGTFLIRDSSDQRHFFTLSVKTQSGTKNLRIQCEGGSFSLQSDPRSTQPVPRFDCVLKLVHHYMPAAGAPSFSSPPAEPSSSPSSEVPEQPPAQPLPGSPPRRAYYIYSGGEKIPLVLSRPLSSNVATLQHLCRKTVNGHLDSYEKVTQLPGPIREFLDQYDAPL; from the coding sequence ATGGTCACCCACAGCAAGTTTCCCGCCGCCGGGATGAGCCGCCCCCTGGACACCAGCCTGCGCCTCAAGACCTTCAGCTCCAAGAGCGAGTACCAGCTGGTGGTGAACGCAGTGCGCAAACTGCAGGAGAGTGGCTTTTACTGGAGCACCGTGACGGGCGGCGAAGCGAACTTGCTGCTGAGCGCCGAGCCCGCGGGCACCTTCCTCATCCGCGACAGCTCGGACCAGCGCCACTTCTTCACCCTCAGCGTCAAGACCCAGTCGGGGACCAAGAACCTGCGCATCCAGTGCGAGGGGGGCAGCTTCTCTCTGCAGAGCGACCCCCGGAGCACGCAGCCCGTGCCTCGCTTCGACTGCGTGCTCAAACTGGTGCATCACTACATGCCCGCCGCCGGCGCCCCCTCGTTCTCCTCGCCCCCCGCTGAACCCTCCTCCTCGCCCTCCTCGGAGGTGCCTGAGCAGCCACCGGCCCAGCCGCTCCCCGGGAGCCCCCCCAGGAGAGCCTATTACATCTACTCGGGGGGCGAGAAGATCCCTCTGGTGTTGAGCCGTCCCCTCTCCTCCAACGTGGCCACTCTCCAACATCTCTGTCGGAAGACCGTCAATGGCCACCTGGACTCCTACGAGAAAGTCACCCAGCTGCCTGGGCCCATTCGGGAGTTCCTGGACCAGTACGATGCCCCGCTTTAG